Within Anopheles ziemanni chromosome 2, idAnoZiCoDA_A2_x.2, whole genome shotgun sequence, the genomic segment TCCTCGCGCTCGGACGCTTATGCTCACTGTGTTATGCTCTCTTTTttagcggaaaagaaaaaatgatgcaaaatcGTTGGAccggctttttttttgcttaccgGTGCCCCCTTAACACCACCCCACCGGAGAGGGTGTAACCTACCTCCAAATTGTGGTTTCGcctgctttgtttgtttggtttctacAAACACTCCACCACCGCAGGGCTTCGAACCAATGCCGATCGGCGCAGGCATTTAAACTTGTTCAAGGCGTTATGGCCTGTCTAACCCAacaccatttttttgtttccatttgttttatgaaaaagaaaaaaatacacaaaaataaCGGAAGAGAAAGGTCGAGTTTTCTCGTACGAGCACCTTTTTCTTCCGCAAGGTTTGATCCCTCGAAGGTACCGGCACAAGGATGAGCACGCTTGCGCAATTCGAATCATTGGCCACGTGCATGCCTCGACCGTTACACAGGACGGCTAGGAAGGACACAAAGAGAATAGCAAGCGatggagcgaaaaaaaaccctcaaccACCACTAACCGGCTAAATGCACAACGAGCGCACCAGCCAACTTTCTCTGTATCCTGttggtgttttccttttttcccctacCTGCCATCAACTTTCGGTggcaattgtttttttcatcaCCGCTTCACCTGCTTTGCGCTCGTCCCGCGTCCTCAGGAGTCCTTGATGTCCTTTGACGGAACCCGGGGGCAGCGACCAGGAAAAAAAGGTCCTTGGTTATCATCCCATTTTCATTGCCAGCATAAGGGCACCCCGTGCATGagtgtgtgggtgtatgtAGATTTTCCAAAAGGGGACTCGGGGGAGATGGTTTATGTGCCCGTTTTACCTCGTTTTCCGCCTGTTCTTTCCTACTTTTAGCTCGCTTGTTTCGCATTCCGCACGATCAAACCGCGACCTTACCAATTCGACGCGTCAGGTACCGTTATCGCTTTTAGGAAGGCTgataaagggaaaaaaaacaagggaaaTCACGCAAGCGGAAGTAAGCGGCAAAGGATTTTCCACCGTCTGGCGTCGGAAAGATGACTGATGATGGgatatgctttttttcttgtacCTTTTCCACCCGGGCGGTGAAGATGCGTGCGAACCTTTTAACCTTCAAGCATAAATAAAGGATGGACACCCGCCTCCCTGCTTGGGGGAGGCAAAAATGGGTAACATCTGTTTTTGGGGGTAACTTCATGGCTTTatcgtgttgttgtttttttttttggctcagACCCAGGTTTGGCTTCGATTAATTGAATTCTGTTTGTCAGTGCAAACAGTGGTTTGAGAAAAGAAGCTGAATAATCTGATAATTAAACATTCTATAATCATGGAAGCAGCGGCACAAAtttcgaagaagaaaactaaaCAATTTGTTGCAAGAACAACACTCGTAAAGTTATTTTATGCCCACGGTCAAATCGATGAGAAACTGAAAATATGTAAACTTTTAATCGATGATaagtaaagaaaaatcatATTATACAGTACCTTAAAATCTGCTTACCTCGTCCATTATTGCCTTGTTTTATCTATTCATTATTTCAATATCGAACAAATCATAATGCTTCCTGCTGCCGCCGATGTAACGAACCGCTATTCGGAAACCCTGCGTGGGCTGGGAAAATCCAACGGAAGTGTGTGAAAAAATCGATATCGTAAATGATTTTCCAGCTGTTGTACCACCGCCAGACACCGTCAGGGGCCTGTTATGAAGGAAGTAGAGAACATTGcgtgagagtgagagagaaagtcGCAGTCCTATGGACGCGGGTAGGATAGAAGAtgtgtaaaaaagaaaaaaaacgaaaaaagaagggTGTGACAGTGTCCTTGCGCCGGGAGAAGAATACAAAAAGAACACAACAATAACTATTATGATTTTGCTTCcttaaaatgttaaatttgcTTTAATagaacaatcacaaataatcCAAATCGCACTCAAGATTTATTATTAGCAAAGTAAACTGCCGGAAGGATatgaatttttctttccacatgATAAACGGTCTGAACGTAACATTTGTAGTGCTCTGCCGCAATGAAAGTACGCAGCCAACTTGAAACTAGGATGGTTGTTGTCCCAGATATTACTGCCTACTTTACACAAACTTGTTTATGCAGCGAATTACCATTTTACTTGCTTCATTTTAATCTTAACAGATTCGTGAAAGAAAAATTCGTTTGTTATGAAAATATAGTTTATTTGTAGCACAATTATAGCCTATTAAATAGAGAAAATAAAGGTTAACACCAACAGAATACTGCCGCGTTGGGAGCAAAGTATTATTTATATACACAGCATTACATTTAAGATCTTCCCTAATCATCAGAGAACGAGGAATAGTGTCAAGAGCGTTGTATCACCTTCATCCGGTCAGTCGATTAGTGGGTGTACCTCCCACTACGTCGTACCCTTTTCAGCGCCATCCTGAAGCAACCCTTTGGTGGCGGCCAAGAGATCAGTGTTTTGTTGTAAGATTTTGTGTAAATCTTTGATTTGGTTGTACATGTTCTGCGGTTTAGGGAAAGAAGgtaaaaaaggattaaaaattACCATAAGAACGAGAACCCGGTGGTATGTTCGACTGCCTATTAAAAACCGTACCATAAAACACAGCAGCTTATACTGATTGTGGCGTGCGGTCGATCCTTTATCTCCCGTGTTCGCCGTACCATCGCCTACCGTTGGGATTGTTGGTGGCACCATGGACTTATTGGCTGCGATCGTTGTCGATACCTCGCCATCGGTGCTGATTTCCTCCTTCAGGTCCTCCCGGTGCTGCTTGAGCTGATCGCGCGCGTCATACATTGCGTCCACGTACGCCCCGACGTCTTTCAGCAAGAACTGCGTCTGTAGGAATATCGTCTGCGCTTTCTTGTACCAGTCGGCCAGGCACTCGGCTTCCTGCTCGACCGCCTGACGGACGGCATCGTTCAGTAGGGCCTTCAGGCGCTTGCCCGTTTCCGCGATCTTCACCTTCTCCAGCACGTGGAACTGTTCGTCGTTGTAGGTGAGGGCACGGGTTGCCCGGTCGCGCAGCATGTGCTGCCAGGAGTCGCGTAGTCGATCGACGAGCGATTTGGCTTTCTCGCTGTCGCGGTTCTTGTTGGGCGTTCGAAGCGCCCGGTAGCCCGAGTTCCACTCGCGTACGAGCGACTCCTCTTTTACGAAGCGCGCGTAGAGCTGATGGATCGGCTCGGAGACGCGCTGGAACTCGGACTTTTGCTTCTCGTAGGTGGCCAGAATACCCGTCGCTACCTTTTGATATGTTTCATGCTGAAAGGTgcagagataaaaaaaaacgtttcataTTGATTACTTTTACATTGTTGCTCTCCATTTCAAGTGGCCGCACAGGCTTCAGAAAACTTAATGTTCTTTTAGAATCGATAAGAAGATAACGTATCTATTCAACAACTATCTTACGAAATCCAAATTTGGCTTTTAATATCAATTTGCTATACCGTTAATagattaaaaaaatgcataatAAATCAGATTTATCTTTTTCTGAATCTTGTGTAATACGCGTAGCCATGAATAAACATGAACTTTCTTGTTTTGACCTTgactttgttttgttaaaaattatcATAATAAAAACTGCAAATGGTGAAGAAAATTCGTGGAACAAAAATTATACATACAAagaaacatgcaagtggtctaaGTAAGCACCGATAGCTTACTATGATTGGGTTTGGCGTCAAAGTAGTTTGAACGATAAATACGACGTACAACAAAAACGATAGGAAGCTTTTGGAGTGCCTTCTAGATGCTACTTTTAATTGCCCCTATCATCAACATATCATACTTACATTGGAAGCGGCCACTTCGAACATTTTTCCAAGCTCACAGATAAGCCCCTCTATTTCCTCCAGGTGATGAGTTCGCCTAAAAATACGAAACAAATCGTCAAAAGTTGAAACAAATAAGGTCATGGAGGatagttttaaattaactGCACCATACTTCAAAAGATTCACCAGCAGTCCACTAAGGAATCCGGAAAACTGATGTACGGCTTTGTTCATCAGTGTGTCCAGCAGGGACAGGTTCTCGACCCGGCGCTTACACTCGTGGCCAACGCTGCAGGCCACCTTCGCCAGACTGGCATCATTTTCGACCGAAATTCCGTTCGGGAATGTAGGAAACTTTGGCAAATCCCACTCACTCGGCAGGATTACGTTGTAGTTTTCGATGTTGAACAGCATCACGGGGTTGATGGGATCGGTGGGAGGGTATCCGCGTGCTGAAGGAAGGTAAAATGCAGAAAGATTGCATCAGACAATGTTTTCGTTTAATGATTTTCGTCACATTCTTACCGCTGGTGTTGGCATCAACCTTCCTCTCGAAGAGCTCATTTTCCAGGAGTAGCAACTGCGACGGCTGCGGAACGTCCGTCTGGGCAAGGATATGCTCGCGGAGGTGGACAAATGTTTGCTCCGGTTCCATGTACACCTCAATCGAGGTCGCTCGATTCACGTAGAAGATGTGCAGTACCGTTTTGTTGAGAATGTTTTGTACCTCGAAGAAAAACTTATCGAACGACCACATGCGTCCCTGACTCTCCTCCAGCAGGCCCGCCAGCAGGGGTGTGACGAGATATTTTAGACCCTCCTTTAGCTGGCAGTGGGCCGGCAGCGTCTTCGCCCACTCGATTGGGCCGTTTTCACTCGTTTGCGTGCCCGAGATGACGCCCGGTGCTTTCTTCGTGGTGATGTGGTACATCGTTTCCTTGTTCTTGCGGCCACCGTACGGACGGAATGGAAGGTTTCCGGTCGCCACATGGTACAACGTAACGCCGATCGACCAAAGATCGACGTTTGCCGTAAAGCTTCGATTGATGGACTTCCGGAGTACAGCCCGTTCGTACATGTCCGGATGAAGGTACTCCTCCGTTCCGTACAGTGAGGCGAACTGCTGATTCTCACCGAGCTCACGGGCCGCACCAAAGTCGGTCAACTTGTAGATGGTTTGGCCGTCCTCCGAGATGTACTTCATGATGTTTCCCGGCTTCAGATCACGGTGCACCAGGTTATTGTCCCGCAGGTGCTTCATACCGGCCGACAGGTGCTCCAGTACGAGCAGAAACTCACGCTGCGGCAAACCGTACGTGTTTTCCGGATCGTCCAGAATGTTAAACAAACTGCCCCCGGTGCACAGCTCCATCACGATCACCTTTCCCCGGCCCTCCTGGTCATCTTCGATGTCCAGCAGCTTGACGATGTTGTTGTGATTCACCTTCCGCAGCACCTCGAACTCTCGCATCTGCACATCCGGAGGGCGCATGTGGCTGAGCTGGTTGAACGTCTTCACGGCCACCGGTTCTCCGTTGTGTTTGTTCACCCCCTGGAAGACGGCCCCCGTAGCTCCCTTGCCCAGTACGCTGGTCGTGCACCAGACGTAGTTCATCGATCCACGCAGGAACGAATTCATCTTGGCAACCTTCGAGACGGCACAGGAATGTTTCACATACAACTGGTGGTAAATCTGCTATCTGCTCGCGGTAGTTTGCTGTTTTCCACTGTCGAACTCCTACTGAATGTACACTGAAAACCAACGCAGTTGTTTGCTGCTTTCATCTAATCACCGATGCGTATGCAGTTTCGTCAAGATTTGCAACAACTTTCCAGAAGACGATTAGTACctctacaaaaacaaactgaagTTGTGCTGAGGCAGTGGTCTACTAGTCAATgacataaaaatatgtttaaacacCTTTATCCACCGATATTTTCAAGTAGatctttaaattgaaaaaacctAACTGGTATCAACAAATTGGTCAATATTTCAGAACGAAAAGTGAGATTTGGTGAGTGAAAACTTGAATTTTCAATATGCTTGTTTTGCGTTATACACGTTTCTGATAGATCACGGCCTAAGGACGTTGCTGTCATTAAGCTAAGGTTGCTACATACAGCGGTTTGTTTGTGataagaaattaaaatgaaactcTCTTTGTTAATAAATAATACAAGGAAATTGAAGCTGAAACTGGTGACctattttaatcaattttttttaaattttaccacAGATCTAAACCTGCgtaaaaaacgtttcttttcAGGTCACCAAATGCTACAGTCACCTTGTGCTTGTTGTGATGCTGTCAATATTGTCAGCGgctgtttgtttatgtttcccCGTTTGCACCTTCTTCTCACGCACGCACTCCCGTTTCTGTTTATCGCTAGTGCAAGGAATAGTTGCGTGGAATGCACGCAGACTGACTCAAATCTCAGCGGAACTCGGTAGTgctctggttttttttcacgCACGGAATTAACCAGTTCGTAGCGCAAGAGCTGACGTCAATATTGCTCAGCTTTGGGAATGCTCTGTGCCGTGCAAGCGCCCCGATAGAAAAAACAGGGAGCCTGCATTCCGTTTCTCGTGAAGAGGGCTTATTGTTGGCTACACTGCTCGTTGCTTTGTCCCACCCAACCCCTGTTTGGGCGGctcgtttcgtttatttaaTCCAATTAGTGCGACGTTGATAGCGTTTGTTTGCCGTACAGGGGGAAAGACGGCGATAGCAGTTGCAAGTTGTTGGCGTGACAAATTTTGCGGAAGTACCGTCTGGTCTACTTTGATAAAACAAGTGCTCGGGGAAGGTAGCATTCGCGTGGCATCTGGGAACGGCACACAAACGCAATGGAACATCACGGGACGGATTTTCATCGAAGCTCGAATTCCTtggattccgattcgaaatccAGCTCACTGAATTCCAAACACGGGATGGACACTATCGTAAGTGCGCCTACGAGTGGCTTCCAGTGCAAATAATTAACGAAATTGTTGTTCCATATGGTTTTTAGGTAGCAAACGAGTCCGGTTTCACTTACCTGTCGGGAGAAAACATGCAGGACCGGAAGAACGATGTGTCCTACATCTGCCCGTACAGTGGGCCAGCGATCGGTACACTCACGATCACAAACTACCGGCTGCACTTCCGCTCGCAACCGGCGTCCGACAAGGATCCGGTCATTGTAGTCGATTGCCCGCTCGGTGCGGTTAGTCGCATCGAGAAGGTGGGCGGTGCTAGTTCACGGGGTGAAAATTCGTACGGAATCGACATTTTTTGCAAGGACATGCGCAACCTGCGGTTCGCGCATAAGCAGGAAAACCATTCCCGCCGGACGGTGTTCGAGAAGCTGCAGCTGTACGCGTTCCCGCGCGCCAACGAGGGCCATCTGTTTGCATTCAACTATCGGGAAAAGTTTACCGAGGACGGGTGGACGGTGTACGAGCCGGTTGCCGAATTGCGCCGTATGGGTGTGAACAGTGCGAACAACGATACGTGGCGCATAACGCGCCTGAACGAAGGGTACGAAATCTGCGACAGCTACCCGTCGGTGTGGGCCGTTCCGAAGACGGCGAAGGATGACCTGCTGAAGCAGGTGGCAGCGTTTCGGTCCCGCAACCGACTGCCGGTACTGTGCTGGATCCATCCGAAATCGCTGGCCACCATCACGCGCTGCTCGCAGCCCCTGGTCGGGGTTGGCGGGAAGCGTAGCGAGGCCGACGAAACCTACATCAATCTGATCATGGAAGCGAACGCACAGTCGGACAAGCTGTCGATCATCGATGCGCGGCCGAGTGCGAACGCGATCGCCAACAAGGCAAAAGGCGGTGGGTACGAGTCGGAAGATGCCTACAAAAACGTGGAGTTGACGTTCCTGGACATCCACAACATACACGTGATGCGCGAGAGCCTGCGAAAATTGAAGGAAATTTGTTTCCCGGCCAACGATGACCACAAGTGGCTGTCGGCGGTCGAGGGTACGCTTTGGCTGAAGCACATCAAGTGTATTCTGAGTGGAGCGGTGCGGATTGTCGATCGGGTGAGTACGATAAGGGCCACAGTGAGGAATGAGTCCCATGGGGATTGGATAGGGCAGTATCAGTGATTGATTGGGAGTATCGAACATTTGCAATACGCAATGGACACCGTGTTGTTGATGAATTgcttttgaaattttatttgcttAGCACTTACTTCACGAGCACAAACAGTAATTTGTGCACCGAGGAACAGTTCTTTTTGCTATTATCCGCGgtaatagttttttttcgtatAAATTTCTAACATTATCGAAATATTGGACTGTAGACCgttaaaattgattgattcaaataattatatatttataaTCGGGTACAATTTATCGATAAATCAAAAGAATCGATGACTGGATGTTATCGAGCcgcaaacaataacaataatcgTGTGTACGAACACTTGTTCGATAATGCTTTTTTTGAAGCTTACTCTTTTTAAACCGAATGGATACGTAATTAATATGTTACTATTAGTTTTTGTTGAATCAAC encodes:
- the LOC131281897 gene encoding inhibitor of nuclear factor kappa-B kinase subunit epsilon, with product MNSFLRGSMNYVWCTTSVLGKGATGAVFQGVNKHNGEPVAVKTFNQLSHMRPPDVQMREFEVLRKVNHNNIVKLLDIEDDQEGRGKVIVMELCTGGSLFNILDDPENTYGLPQREFLLVLEHLSAGMKHLRDNNLVHRDLKPGNIMKYISEDGQTIYKLTDFGAARELGENQQFASLYGTEEYLHPDMYERAVLRKSINRSFTANVDLWSIGVTLYHVATGNLPFRPYGGRKNKETMYHITTKKAPGVISGTQTSENGPIEWAKTLPAHCQLKEGLKYLVTPLLAGLLEESQGRMWSFDKFFFEVQNILNKTVLHIFYVNRATSIEVYMEPEQTFVHLREHILAQTDVPQPSQLLLLENELFERKVDANTSARGYPPTDPINPVMLFNIENYNVILPSEWDLPKFPTFPNGISVENDASLAKVACSVGHECKRRVENLSLLDTLMNKAVHQFSGFLSGLLVNLLKRTHHLEEIEGLICELGKMFEVAASNHETYQKVATGILATYEKQKSEFQRVSEPIHQLYARFVKEESLVREWNSGYRALRTPNKNRDSEKAKSLVDRLRDSWQHMLRDRATRALTYNDEQFHVLEKVKIAETGKRLKALLNDAVRQAVEQEAECLADWYKKAQTIFLQTQFLLKDVGAYVDAMYDARDQLKQHREDLKEEISTDGEVSTTIAANKSMVPPTIPTVGDGTANTGDKGSTARHNQYKLLCFMNMYNQIKDLHKILQQNTDLLAATKGLLQDGAEKGTT
- the LOC131289170 gene encoding myotubularin-related protein 2 → MEHHGTDFHRSSNSLDSDSKSSSLNSKHGMDTIVANESGFTYLSGENMQDRKNDVSYICPYSGPAIGTLTITNYRLHFRSQPASDKDPVIVVDCPLGAVSRIEKVGGASSRGENSYGIDIFCKDMRNLRFAHKQENHSRRTVFEKLQLYAFPRANEGHLFAFNYREKFTEDGWTVYEPVAELRRMGVNSANNDTWRITRLNEGYEICDSYPSVWAVPKTAKDDLLKQVAAFRSRNRLPVLCWIHPKSLATITRCSQPLVGVGGKRSEADETYINLIMEANAQSDKLSIIDARPSANAIANKAKGGGYESEDAYKNVELTFLDIHNIHVMRESLRKLKEICFPANDDHKWLSAVEGTLWLKHIKCILSGAVRIVDRIENMRMSVVVHCSDGWDRTSQLTALSMLLLDPYYRTLKGFEVLIEKEWLSFGHKFEQRIGHGDNHHSDADRSPVFLQFIDCVWQISKQFPHALEFNEYFLITILDHLYSCRFGTFLYNTERERVTNDLKNRTVSLWSFINSSHEEYRNPLYGGLSNYLTSMPVQTVLRPVVSMRHIRLWKGLYCRWNPSMRQQDPIYQRTRELLALQAELIRQLEDCRTERALN